Proteins encoded together in one Campylobacter concisus window:
- the pckA gene encoding phosphoenolpyruvate carboxykinase (ATP) yields MNKLDELGLKEIKKINHNLSYDELFELEKANNEGRVSSNGTFMVDTGIFTGRSPKDKYFVKQDPSQKYIAWGKINQPITKELFDKLLKKAKEQLSGKEIFIQDAFCGASKKSQKSVRFFTEVAWQAHFVKNMFIRPSEAELAKFEPDFVVYNACKTKNEDYKADGLHSEVFVIFNVEENVAVIGGTWYGGEMKKGIFSMMNYWLPLEGKLSMHCSANVGEKGDTALFFGLSGTGKTTLSTDPKRKLIGDDEHGWDDDGVFNFEGGCYAKCINLDPSSEPEIYAAIRRDALLENVVADENGVVDYKDGSKTENTRVSYPIYHIDNYEPSSSAGHPKNIIFLSADAFGVLPPVAKLTKEQAMYYFLSGYTAKVAGTERGITEPVATFSACFGEPFMPLHPTVYAKLLGEKIDKHGVNVYLVNTGWSGGAYGVGKRMSIKATRACINAILDGSITKCEFENFDKFNFAIPKELDGVETKLLNPINTWTHPAEYNISRDKLAKMFVENFKRYEDVKEGVEYAKAGPKA; encoded by the coding sequence ATAAATAAGCTAGACGAGCTAGGTCTAAAAGAGATCAAAAAGATAAATCATAATCTAAGCTACGACGAGCTTTTTGAGCTTGAAAAGGCAAACAACGAGGGCAGAGTCTCAAGTAACGGCACATTTATGGTAGATACTGGTATTTTTACTGGTAGAAGCCCAAAAGACAAGTACTTTGTCAAGCAAGATCCAAGCCAAAAATATATCGCTTGGGGCAAGATAAATCAGCCTATCACAAAAGAGCTATTTGACAAGCTTCTTAAAAAAGCAAAAGAGCAGCTAAGTGGTAAAGAAATTTTCATCCAGGATGCATTTTGTGGAGCTAGCAAAAAGAGCCAAAAATCAGTCCGCTTCTTCACTGAAGTAGCGTGGCAAGCGCACTTTGTAAAAAATATGTTCATCCGTCCAAGTGAGGCAGAGCTAGCTAAATTTGAGCCTGACTTTGTAGTTTATAACGCTTGCAAGACAAAAAATGAAGACTACAAAGCTGACGGGCTACATTCAGAAGTCTTTGTTATCTTTAATGTCGAAGAAAATGTCGCAGTGATCGGTGGCACATGGTATGGCGGCGAGATGAAAAAGGGCATTTTTTCTATGATGAACTACTGGTTGCCACTTGAGGGCAAGCTAAGCATGCACTGCTCTGCAAACGTAGGCGAAAAGGGCGATACTGCGCTATTTTTTGGACTATCTGGCACTGGTAAAACGACACTTTCAACTGATCCAAAACGCAAACTAATAGGCGATGACGAGCACGGCTGGGACGATGATGGCGTGTTTAACTTTGAGGGTGGCTGCTATGCAAAATGTATCAACCTTGATCCAAGCAGCGAGCCAGAAATTTACGCAGCGATCAGGCGTGATGCGCTACTTGAAAATGTCGTGGCTGACGAAAACGGCGTGGTTGATTATAAAGATGGCTCAAAGACTGAAAACACACGCGTGAGCTATCCGATCTATCACATCGACAACTACGAGCCAAGCTCAAGCGCAGGACACCCAAAAAATATCATCTTTTTAAGCGCTGACGCTTTTGGCGTGCTTCCTCCAGTTGCAAAGCTCACAAAAGAGCAGGCGATGTATTATTTCTTAAGTGGCTACACAGCAAAAGTTGCTGGCACAGAGCGCGGTATCACCGAGCCAGTCGCTACTTTTAGCGCTTGCTTTGGCGAGCCATTTATGCCGCTTCACCCAACTGTCTATGCAAAATTGCTTGGCGAGAAGATCGATAAGCACGGTGTTAATGTCTATCTTGTAAATACAGGCTGGAGCGGTGGTGCTTACGGCGTTGGCAAGCGTATGAGCATAAAAGCGACACGTGCTTGCATAAATGCGATCCTTGATGGCAGCATCACAAAATGCGAATTTGAAAATTTTGATAAATTTAACTTCGCTATCCCAAAAGAGCTTGATGGTGTAGAGACAAAACTGCTAAATCCAATAAATACATGGACACACCCAGCTGAGTACAATATTTCACGCGACAAGCTGGCTAAAATGTTTGTTGAAAATTTCAAACGCTACGAAGATGTAAAAGAGGGCGTCGAGTACGCCAAAGCTGGCCCAAAAGCTTAA
- a CDS encoding biotin/lipoyl-containing protein: MAKKFIDVMDTTFRDGFQSVYGARVLMNDFLPALEAAKEAGIEHFEFGGGARFQSLYFYLNEDAFAMMDKFRSIVGPKANLQTLSRGVNTVTLDTGSRELIDLHAKLFKKHGTTTIRNFDALNDVENLKYSGERIAHHGLKHEVVVTMMDLPSGCVGAHDVKFYEKILREILDANIPYHSVCFKDASGTSSPQKVYETIKMARKLLPEKTHIRLHTHETAGVSVACYLAALEAGVDGIDLAASPVSGGTSQPDILTMLHAVKGKNYDLGGLDVEKILKYESVLNDCLKEYFLPPEAVQVSPLIPFSPMPGGALTANTQMMRDNNILDKFPEVILAMREVVQKGGYGTSVTPVSQFYFQQAFNNVMFGKWKKIAEGYGKMVLGYFGKTPVTPDKEIIKLASEQLGLKPTTKHAVDIADKDESKSLAHVKEILKQNKIKVTEENVFIAAACKEKGIAFLKGEAKVNVRKIDPNAKANEGRQTQSGRYSVVVNGSRYNVEVSEGFNDSIQVKSITEVEGKSVKNAKSAVAGATENDIVASLPGAVHKILVSAGDHVKKGQAIVVLEAMKMEIEVKAPKDGIIGSIEVSKGQSVANNQVVAKFK; this comes from the coding sequence ATGGCAAAGAAATTTATCGATGTTATGGATACGACCTTTAGAGATGGCTTTCAGTCGGTTTATGGCGCTAGAGTGCTTATGAACGACTTTTTGCCCGCGCTTGAAGCAGCCAAAGAGGCTGGCATAGAGCATTTTGAATTTGGCGGAGGAGCGAGATTTCAAAGCCTTTATTTTTACCTAAATGAAGACGCTTTTGCGATGATGGATAAATTTAGAAGCATCGTAGGACCAAAAGCAAACCTTCAAACCTTAAGCAGGGGCGTAAATACCGTCACACTTGATACTGGTAGCCGCGAGCTGATCGACCTTCACGCAAAACTTTTCAAAAAACATGGAACCACTACTATTAGAAATTTTGACGCACTAAATGATGTTGAAAATTTAAAATATTCAGGCGAGAGGATCGCTCATCACGGGCTAAAACACGAAGTTGTCGTTACTATGATGGACTTGCCAAGTGGCTGTGTGGGAGCTCATGATGTTAAATTTTATGAGAAAATTTTAAGAGAAATTTTAGATGCAAATATCCCTTATCACAGCGTTTGCTTCAAAGATGCAAGTGGCACAAGCAGCCCACAAAAGGTCTATGAAACCATAAAAATGGCTAGAAAGCTACTCCCAGAAAAAACTCATATCAGACTTCACACGCATGAAACCGCAGGCGTAAGTGTCGCTTGCTACCTTGCAGCGCTTGAGGCTGGTGTTGATGGCATAGATCTAGCTGCAAGCCCAGTAAGTGGCGGCACAAGTCAGCCAGATATCCTAACCATGCTTCACGCAGTAAAAGGCAAAAACTACGATCTTGGCGGACTTGACGTGGAGAAAATTTTAAAATACGAAAGCGTTTTGAATGATTGTTTAAAAGAGTATTTCTTACCGCCTGAAGCTGTGCAAGTAAGCCCTCTAATACCATTTTCACCGATGCCTGGTGGTGCGCTCACTGCAAATACTCAGATGATGAGAGATAACAACATCTTAGATAAATTCCCAGAGGTCATCCTTGCTATGCGCGAAGTGGTGCAAAAGGGCGGATACGGCACTTCGGTGACCCCCGTTAGCCAGTTTTACTTCCAACAAGCCTTTAATAACGTGATGTTTGGCAAGTGGAAAAAGATCGCTGAGGGATACGGTAAAATGGTGCTTGGCTACTTTGGCAAGACCCCAGTTACGCCTGATAAAGAGATCATTAAGCTTGCTAGTGAGCAACTAGGCTTAAAACCAACCACAAAACACGCAGTTGATATAGCTGATAAAGATGAGAGCAAGTCACTTGCGCACGTAAAAGAAATTTTAAAACAAAATAAGATCAAAGTTACCGAAGAAAACGTCTTTATCGCAGCGGCTTGTAAAGAAAAGGGCATCGCGTTCTTAAAGGGCGAAGCTAAAGTAAATGTAAGAAAAATAGATCCAAATGCTAAAGCAAATGAGGGCAGACAAACTCAAAGCGGCAGATATAGCGTCGTCGTAAATGGTAGCCGTTACAATGTCGAAGTAAGCGAAGGCTTTAACGACAGCATCCAAGTAAAATCGATCACTGAAGTTGAAGGCAAGAGCGTAAAAAATGCCAAAAGTGCAGTAGCAGGCGCAACAGAAAATGATATCGTTGCAAGCTTACCAGGCGCTGTGCATAAAATTTTAGTAAGCGCAGGAGATCATGTCAAAAAAGGTCAGGCCATAGTCGTGCTTGAAGCGATGAAGATGGAGATAGAGGTTAAGGCTCCAAAAGATGGCATCATAGGCTCTATCGAGGTTAGCAAAGGTCAAAGTGTCGCGAACAATCAAGTGGTGGCTAAATTTAAATAA
- a CDS encoding TRAP transporter small permease subunit, with amino-acid sequence MDKIERFFDKAGDIVGYICMFIMALMIIDVFFNVVARYFFSYGNVAFQELEWHFFAVIFLLGMSYALKEDAHVRVDIFYAKFSERQKALVNMLGTVFFVIPFALLVSNLSFGFVGDAYSSAEASADPGGLTHRWIIKAMIPFSFYVLVFFAIGFFIKNLNRYKKASKEKIWRD; translated from the coding sequence ATGGATAAGATTGAGAGATTTTTCGACAAGGCTGGCGATATAGTCGGCTATATTTGTATGTTTATTATGGCTTTGATGATAATAGACGTATTTTTTAACGTTGTGGCAAGATACTTTTTCTCTTACGGCAATGTTGCTTTTCAGGAGCTTGAGTGGCACTTTTTTGCTGTGATATTTCTACTTGGCATGAGCTATGCTCTAAAAGAGGATGCACACGTTAGGGTTGATATCTTTTATGCTAAATTTTCAGAAAGACAAAAAGCCCTTGTAAATATGCTTGGTACTGTATTTTTTGTCATACCATTTGCGCTTTTGGTTTCAAATTTATCATTTGGATTTGTAGGAGATGCTTATAGCTCAGCAGAAGCCAGCGCAGATCCAGGTGGTCTTACTCACAGATGGATCATAAAAGCGATGATCCCTTTTTCATTTTATGTGCTTGTATTTTTTGCGATCGGCTTTTTTATAAAAAATTTAAATCGCTATAAGAAAGCTAGTAAGGAGAAAATATGGCGGGATTAA
- a CDS encoding TRAP transporter large permease, translating into MAGLIMFIAALLMLGIGFPVAFTFGAVAMIFGMVGSVVESLSDGDGLLGSIEVFKDMFNFMPYRIFSIMESRIFIAVPLFVFMGVVLQKSKLAERLLESMGMLFGEIRGGIAISTILVGALLAASTGVVGASVVAMGVISLPVMLKYKYDQSLGCGTICAAGTLGQIIPPSIVLIILGDIFSVPVGELFHQAVVPGLTLVGVYIVYILIVAYLKPEVAPIVKDESGVSKFKQIIRALTAIFPPLLLVICVLGSIFAGIATPTESSAFGCVGAIILAMFYRTFSFSMMKEALAESVKTTALVFAILVGATAFSMVFSYTGGDEIVENFMTNLPGEKWGFIIFSMAVIFVLGFFIDFVEISYIVLPILVPIAAKLGINPVYLAILVAMNLQTSFLTPPFGFSLFFLRSVAPAEIKTAAIYKGVVPYIIIQVAVLVFFCVFLMEIKPMLDASHGGLFNFLLSLFK; encoded by the coding sequence ATGGCGGGATTAATAATGTTTATAGCCGCACTATTGATGCTTGGCATTGGCTTTCCAGTGGCATTTACTTTTGGTGCGGTCGCAATGATATTTGGCATGGTTGGCAGCGTTGTAGAGAGCCTTAGCGATGGCGATGGGCTACTTGGCAGTATAGAAGTATTTAAAGATATGTTTAACTTCATGCCATATAGAATTTTTTCTATCATGGAGAGTAGAATTTTCATAGCCGTTCCGCTTTTTGTCTTTATGGGCGTCGTGCTTCAAAAGTCAAAGCTAGCTGAGAGACTGCTTGAGAGTATGGGCATGCTCTTTGGAGAAATTCGTGGCGGTATCGCTATTAGCACCATCTTGGTTGGCGCGCTTCTTGCAGCATCAACTGGCGTCGTAGGAGCTAGCGTCGTTGCTATGGGTGTTATAAGCTTACCTGTAATGCTAAAGTATAAATACGATCAATCCCTAGGTTGTGGCACGATATGTGCTGCTGGTACGCTTGGTCAGATCATCCCACCTTCTATCGTGCTTATCATCTTAGGCGACATCTTTTCAGTGCCAGTTGGCGAGCTTTTTCACCAAGCTGTTGTGCCAGGACTTACGCTAGTTGGAGTTTATATAGTTTATATTTTGATAGTTGCTTATCTTAAACCAGAGGTCGCTCCTATCGTAAAAGATGAGAGTGGCGTTAGTAAATTTAAGCAGATCATTAGAGCACTAACTGCGATCTTCCCGCCACTTTTGCTAGTTATTTGTGTGCTTGGCTCTATCTTTGCAGGTATCGCTACGCCGACTGAAAGTTCAGCATTTGGCTGCGTGGGCGCTATTATCCTGGCAATGTTTTATAGGACATTTTCATTTTCTATGATGAAAGAGGCTTTGGCTGAGAGCGTAAAAACGACAGCTCTAGTCTTTGCCATACTTGTTGGCGCGACCGCCTTTTCTATGGTCTTTAGCTACACTGGAGGCGATGAGATAGTTGAAAATTTCATGACAAATTTACCAGGCGAGAAGTGGGGCTTTATCATCTTTAGTATGGCTGTTATCTTTGTGCTTGGCTTTTTTATCGATTTTGTTGAAATTTCATATATCGTGCTTCCTATCTTGGTGCCAATCGCCGCAAAACTTGGCATAAATCCAGTCTATCTAGCGATCCTAGTTGCTATGAATTTACAAACTTCATTCTTGACGCCGCCATTTGGATTTAGTCTATTTTTCTTAAGATCGGTCGCACCTGCTGAGATAAAAACAGCTGCTATTTATAAAGGTGTAGTGCCTTATATCATCATTCAAGTGGCAGTTTTGGTCTTTTTCTGCGTCTTTTTGATGGAGATAAAGCCGATGCTTGATGCGAGCCACGGCGGATTATTTAACTTCTTACTCTCACTTTTTAAATGA
- a CDS encoding aspartate/glutamate racemase family protein: MKTLGIIGGMGPLATADLYKKIIDITPATCDQEHLHIVIDSYAQIEDRTKFIMGEGESPLPKLIQSAKLLKNAGCEAMLMACNTAHYFAPSIEKEAGVKILHIAKVTVDALQKKYPHAKNIAVIATSGTKKAGVYDQILKERGLKSVDFSKETQDVIMECIYKGVKAGKLEEYVPVFYEVLSNIEADVYIAGCTEIPMFLPFISSEYKFIDATFELAKAGVEFGLEKRVF, translated from the coding sequence ATGAAGACATTAGGCATCATAGGCGGCATGGGACCACTTGCCACGGCTGATTTATACAAGAAGATCATCGATATAACCCCAGCAACTTGCGATCAAGAGCACCTACACATCGTTATCGACTCATACGCTCAGATAGAAGATAGGACAAAATTTATCATGGGTGAGGGAGAAAGTCCGCTTCCAAAGCTAATTCAAAGTGCTAAACTTTTAAAAAATGCAGGATGCGAGGCGATGCTAATGGCTTGTAACACAGCTCACTACTTTGCCCCAAGCATCGAAAAAGAGGCTGGAGTGAAAATTTTGCACATTGCAAAAGTTACAGTAGATGCCTTGCAAAAGAAATATCCACACGCTAAAAATATCGCTGTCATCGCAACAAGTGGCACAAAAAAAGCTGGCGTTTATGATCAAATTTTAAAAGAGCGCGGGCTAAAAAGTGTGGATTTTAGCAAAGAGACGCAAGATGTCATCATGGAGTGCATCTACAAAGGCGTCAAAGCTGGCAAGCTAGAAGAGTATGTGCCAGTGTTTTATGAAGTGCTTTCTAACATTGAAGCTGACGTTTATATCGCAGGCTGCACCGAGATACCGATGTTTTTACCATTTATCAGCAGCGAGTATAAATTTATAGATGCGACATTTGAGCTAGCAAAAGCTGGCGTAGAATTTGGACTAGAAAAGAGAGTATTTTGA
- a CDS encoding cation:dicarboxylate symporter family transporter, which translates to MESAKTQKSLFVRLFTNLAIWVVIGIVGGVIVGMVAPELGIASKPGIDYFIKALKILIGPIIFLTIVSGIVGLESLKDLGTIGLKAFIYFEIVSTLALAVGIIFGETLRPGHGMNLDYTQLDASSVAKFTSQAGNMDANSGFLAHTLHLLRGAVPVDDIFPYVHILDPFIKSNTLQVLFMAIVVAIVLSLLAHDKKQACLKPLEFIQHYVLKLLTWLMLFSPVAAFSAMAYLIGKFGIGTLLGMMELLIVMALASCFFIFVVLGVICYFAKVNVFKFMRFISKEVLVVFATSSSETALAPLMQKLEAAGINRGAVGLIIPTGYSFNLDCTNIYLSLSVIFLAQAFNIPLSFEHLISILIVLMITSKGAVGVTGSGFVVLAGTLSALPSTGIPVVTVAVLLGVDKFMSEMRAVGNLCGNAVGCMIVSIWDKKVDMEKFRYALDHPDEFHFHS; encoded by the coding sequence ATGGAGAGTGCAAAAACGCAAAAAAGTCTCTTTGTGAGGCTATTTACCAATCTCGCCATTTGGGTTGTGATAGGTATAGTTGGCGGTGTTATCGTCGGTATGGTCGCACCTGAGCTTGGCATAGCGAGCAAGCCAGGCATTGATTATTTTATAAAAGCCCTTAAAATTTTAATCGGCCCTATCATCTTTTTAACAATCGTCTCAGGCATCGTCGGACTTGAGAGCTTAAAAGATCTTGGCACCATCGGACTTAAGGCGTTTATCTACTTTGAGATAGTTAGTACGCTTGCTCTTGCTGTTGGTATCATCTTTGGCGAGACGCTTCGTCCAGGACACGGCATGAACCTTGACTACACTCAGCTTGACGCCTCAAGCGTGGCTAAATTTACATCTCAAGCTGGAAATATGGACGCAAATAGCGGCTTTTTAGCACACACGCTTCATCTTTTAAGAGGCGCTGTGCCAGTAGATGACATCTTCCCTTACGTGCATATACTTGATCCATTTATAAAGTCAAACACACTTCAAGTACTTTTCATGGCGATAGTCGTTGCCATCGTGCTTTCACTACTTGCTCATGATAAAAAGCAAGCTTGTCTAAAACCGCTTGAATTTATCCAACACTACGTCTTAAAACTTCTTACTTGGCTTATGCTATTTAGCCCAGTGGCGGCCTTTTCGGCGATGGCTTATTTGATCGGTAAATTTGGCATCGGAACGCTTCTTGGTATGATGGAGCTTCTTATCGTTATGGCGCTTGCAAGCTGCTTTTTCATCTTTGTCGTGCTTGGCGTCATTTGCTACTTTGCCAAAGTCAATGTCTTTAAATTTATGCGCTTTATCTCAAAAGAAGTCTTGGTCGTTTTTGCGACAAGCTCGAGCGAGACAGCTCTTGCGCCACTTATGCAAAAGCTAGAAGCAGCTGGCATAAATAGAGGTGCAGTTGGCCTTATCATCCCGACTGGCTACTCATTTAACCTTGACTGCACCAACATCTATCTAAGCCTAAGCGTTATCTTCTTAGCGCAAGCTTTCAACATCCCGCTAAGCTTTGAGCACCTAATAAGCATTTTAATCGTGCTAATGATCACAAGCAAAGGCGCGGTTGGCGTTACAGGATCTGGCTTTGTCGTCCTTGCTGGCACACTAAGCGCACTTCCAAGCACTGGCATACCAGTAGTCACCGTGGCTGTGCTACTTGGCGTTGATAAATTTATGTCAGAGATGCGTGCTGTTGGTAACCTTTGCGGTAATGCCGTTGGCTGCATGATCGTTTCTATCTGGGATAAAAAGGTCGATATGGAGAAATTTAGATACGCGCTAGATCATCCAGACGAATTTCACTTCCACTCATAA
- a CDS encoding sodium-dependent transporter, giving the protein MAKEQFSKIGYVLAVAGSAVGLGNAWKFPYMVGENGGSAFIILYLLITFLVGVPIFMAELSIGKLSESDSVNAFRKLAAKNKNLWQLVGILAMVTAAIISSYYIVIIGWVFKYFVLSFSGLPSDIDSSKVIFNDLLTHGLGEQTLYFVIAFAACFYILSKGVKSGIEKLNVWMMPSLFIMVLIMLIFSMTMDGFSKSAEFLLIPDFSKISFNSLLLALGLAFWTLSLGMAAIITYSASLSDDTNLATSTLSIVFINIALAIMIGLVIFTFIFEFGATPSQGPGLVFISLPTLFAKLGVIGQILAVAFFAALIFAGITSAISIVEPFVFFLIREYGMSRRKALSIVGAGIFIVGFLCLLSNIENIGDKFMLFGKNFFDFLDFTASNILLPISGIGGAIFVGYFMKKDALYVLFSPYMSDFVFNAWYFLLRYVAPVCVLIIMINELLKVFNG; this is encoded by the coding sequence ATGGCAAAAGAACAATTTTCTAAAATAGGCTATGTCCTAGCAGTCGCTGGATCGGCTGTCGGACTTGGCAATGCATGGAAATTTCCATACATGGTTGGTGAAAACGGCGGTTCGGCATTTATTATCTTATATCTTTTGATAACTTTTCTAGTCGGCGTGCCTATCTTTATGGCAGAGCTTAGTATCGGCAAGCTTAGCGAGAGCGACAGTGTAAATGCTTTTAGAAAGCTAGCAGCTAAAAATAAAAATTTATGGCAGCTGGTTGGAATTTTAGCCATGGTTACAGCAGCTATCATCTCGTCATACTACATCGTGATAATAGGCTGGGTCTTTAAGTATTTTGTCCTATCTTTTTCTGGCTTGCCAAGTGATATAGATAGCTCAAAAGTGATATTTAACGATCTTTTGACGCATGGTCTTGGCGAGCAGACGCTATATTTTGTTATAGCATTTGCAGCTTGCTTTTACATCCTTTCAAAAGGCGTAAAAAGCGGCATAGAAAAGCTAAATGTTTGGATGATGCCAAGCCTATTTATCATGGTTTTGATCATGCTTATATTTTCTATGACGATGGATGGCTTTTCTAAATCAGCCGAGTTTTTGCTCATCCCTGACTTTAGTAAAATTTCATTTAACTCGCTCTTGCTAGCTCTTGGACTTGCATTTTGGACGCTATCTCTTGGTATGGCAGCGATCATTACCTATTCAGCCAGCCTAAGCGATGATACAAATTTAGCCACTTCAACGCTAAGTATCGTTTTTATAAACATCGCGCTTGCTATTATGATAGGTCTTGTTATTTTTACCTTTATATTTGAATTTGGCGCTACTCCGTCTCAAGGTCCAGGACTTGTATTTATCTCGCTGCCAACGCTATTTGCTAAGCTTGGTGTGATAGGTCAAATTTTAGCTGTGGCGTTTTTTGCTGCGCTTATCTTTGCTGGTATAACTTCAGCGATCTCTATAGTTGAACCATTTGTATTTTTCTTGATCAGAGAGTATGGCATGAGCAGAAGAAAGGCTCTTAGCATAGTTGGAGCTGGGATTTTCATAGTGGGATTTTTATGCCTTTTATCAAATATAGAAAATATCGGCGATAAATTTATGCTCTTTGGTAAAAATTTCTTTGATTTTCTTGATTTTACTGCTTCAAATATTTTGCTACCAATTAGCGGCATCGGCGGAGCGATATTTGTAGGATATTTTATGAAAAAAGATGCTTTATATGTGCTATTTAGCCCATATATGAGTGATTTTGTATTTAATGCTTGGTATTTTTTACTAAGATATGTAGCGCCAGTTTGCGTGCTCATTATCATGATAAATGAACTATTAAAGGTTTTTAATGGATAA
- a CDS encoding YebC/PmpR family DNA-binding transcriptional regulator: MGRAFEYRRAAKEARWDKMSKVFPKLAKAITVAAKDGGCDPDMNPKLRAAIAAAKAENMPKDNIDAAIKRANGKDSADIKTIFYDGKAAHGVQIIVECATDNPTRTVANVKAIFSKNGGEILPSGSLSFMFTRKSVFELEKPSADIEEIELELIDYGLSDIEEDENALFVYGDYANFGTLHEGIEKLNLVVKKASLQYLPNQTVSLDEEQMLEVERLLDKLEDDDDVQAVYTNIE; this comes from the coding sequence TCCAAAACTTGCAAAGGCTATAACAGTAGCTGCAAAAGATGGCGGATGTGATCCAGATATGAACCCAAAACTTCGTGCAGCCATCGCAGCAGCAAAAGCTGAAAATATGCCAAAAGATAACATCGATGCGGCTATAAAAAGAGCAAATGGCAAAGATAGCGCTGATATCAAGACTATCTTTTATGACGGCAAAGCAGCTCACGGCGTGCAAATCATCGTCGAGTGCGCTACTGACAACCCAACAAGGACAGTTGCAAATGTAAAAGCGATATTTAGCAAAAATGGCGGAGAAATTTTGCCAAGTGGCAGCCTTAGCTTTATGTTTACAAGAAAGAGCGTTTTTGAGCTTGAAAAACCAAGCGCAGATATCGAAGAGATCGAGCTTGAGCTGATTGATTATGGACTAAGTGACATTGAAGAAGATGAAAACGCGCTATTTGTTTATGGCGACTACGCAAATTTTGGCACACTTCATGAGGGCATAGAGAAGCTAAATTTAGTAGTTAAAAAAGCTTCACTTCAGTACTTGCCAAATCAAACCGTGAGCCTAGATGAAGAGCAAATGCTTGAGGTCGAGAGACTTCTTGACAAGCTAGAAGACGACGATGACGTCCAAGCAGTTTATACAAATATCGAGTAA
- a CDS encoding peptidylprolyl isomerase: MRFDELKVYDINLDELKKDKFAVLKTEKGDIKLELFAEDAPQAVANFVHLIKTGFYNGLNFHRVIPNFVIQGGCPNGTGTGGPGWRIKCECDNQKVKHERGSLSMAHAGRDTGGSQFFICHSKQPHLDGVHTVFGKCADDESLKVLDAIRQGDKILSAEIKQSL, from the coding sequence ATGCGTTTTGATGAGTTAAAAGTTTATGATATAAATTTAGACGAGCTAAAAAAAGATAAATTTGCAGTTTTAAAGACAGAAAAAGGCGATATCAAACTTGAGCTTTTTGCCGAGGATGCACCGCAAGCTGTTGCAAATTTTGTCCATTTGATAAAAACAGGCTTTTATAATGGCCTAAATTTCCACAGAGTTATACCAAATTTCGTCATCCAAGGTGGCTGCCCAAATGGCACAGGCACAGGCGGTCCTGGCTGGAGGATAAAATGCGAGTGCGATAATCAAAAGGTAAAGCATGAACGTGGCAGCCTTAGCATGGCTCACGCAGGTCGCGACACTGGCGGATCACAGTTTTTCATCTGCCACAGCAAGCAACCTCATCTTGACGGCGTGCATACAGTCTTTGGAAAGTGCGCTGACGATGAGAGCTTAAAGGTACTTGATGCTATCAGGCAAGGCGACAAGATCCTCTCAGCAGAGATCAAGCAGAGCCTATAA